A genome region from Gemmatimonadaceae bacterium includes the following:
- a CDS encoding ferric reductase-like transmembrane domain-containing protein, whose translation MNRPRGAFWIAVYLTLVLAPVLALLIGPTPPGRGFWWEFAIAIGFAATTMMGVQFVLTARFRRAAAPFGIDIVYYFHRYLALVAVGLVLAHVLVLLVVEPVLLGLLAPWQAPAYITAGLASVVAVLLLVGVSLGRKRFGIRYETWRWTHGLLAILVICLALVHIWGVGYYVAVPWKRALWVGIAASWVAILGYVRVVKPWRLMRRPYRVAELRPERGDAWTMVVAPVGHTGFSFHAGQFAWVTVGRSPYTMSEHPFSISSPPASGGELAFAIKELGDFTGTVGQIPLGERVCVDGPHGAFTVDAHAATGYVFVAGGIGIAPIMSMLRALADAGDTRPLTLVYAYRRWERLTFREAIDELKTRLSLSVIYVLAEPPEGWSGEHGLVSEALLDRHLPPERAELQYLVCGPVPMIDVVERALYQLGIPLDRVHSELFDLV comes from the coding sequence GTGAACCGGCCAAGAGGCGCGTTTTGGATCGCCGTGTATCTGACGCTGGTGCTCGCACCGGTCCTTGCGCTGCTCATCGGGCCCACCCCGCCTGGCCGCGGATTCTGGTGGGAGTTCGCCATCGCGATCGGCTTCGCGGCCACCACCATGATGGGCGTGCAATTCGTGCTGACCGCGCGGTTCCGCCGGGCCGCCGCACCATTTGGCATCGATATCGTCTACTATTTCCACCGGTACCTGGCACTGGTCGCCGTCGGACTGGTTCTGGCGCACGTGCTGGTGCTCCTGGTGGTGGAGCCGGTACTCCTCGGACTGCTCGCCCCCTGGCAAGCTCCCGCGTACATCACGGCCGGGCTAGCCTCCGTGGTCGCGGTTCTGCTGCTCGTCGGCGTCTCGCTCGGCCGGAAACGATTCGGCATCCGCTACGAGACGTGGCGGTGGACGCACGGACTGCTGGCGATCCTCGTCATCTGTCTCGCGCTCGTGCACATCTGGGGCGTCGGGTATTACGTTGCGGTCCCTTGGAAGCGAGCGCTGTGGGTGGGGATCGCAGCATCGTGGGTGGCGATTCTGGGTTACGTAAGAGTTGTCAAACCGTGGCGCCTGATGCGGCGACCATATCGGGTCGCGGAGCTGCGCCCAGAACGTGGTGATGCGTGGACCATGGTAGTTGCACCCGTCGGCCATACAGGGTTCTCGTTTCACGCCGGCCAGTTCGCGTGGGTGACCGTGGGCCGTTCCCCATACACGATGAGCGAGCACCCTTTCTCGATCTCGTCGCCTCCCGCGTCAGGAGGGGAGCTCGCGTTCGCCATCAAGGAACTCGGGGATTTCACGGGGACCGTCGGACAAATTCCGCTCGGGGAACGGGTCTGCGTGGACGGTCCCCATGGCGCGTTCACGGTCGACGCGCATGCCGCCACAGGCTACGTGTTTGTTGCTGGCGGTATCGGGATCGCACCGATCATGAGCATGTTGCGCGCCCTCGCGGATGCCGGAGACACACGACCGCTCACGCTCGTTTACGCGTACCGCCGCTGGGAGCGCCTGACGTTTCGGGAGGCGATCGACGAACTCAAGACGCGTCTGAGTCTTTCCGTCATCTATGTCCTGGCGGAACCTCCCGAGGGATGGTCCGGAGAGCACGGCCTGGTGAGCGAGGCGTTACTCGATCGCCATCTTCCGCCAGAGCGTGCCGAGCTGCAGTACCTTGTCTGCGGCCCCGTGCCGATGATCGATGTGGT